Below is a window of Psychrilyobacter piezotolerans DNA.
AGATGTTGAATAGTACTATAAATAAAAATATTAATTTTTTCATAGGTGCCTCCGCATTAGATTGTTTTATTAAATTATACATTATATCTACCTTATTGAGTAATAATATTTTAAAATCTGACGCCTCATCTTTGGGAAAATATGAAAAATTAATTAATACTCATAAAAAATAACTAATTTGTTGGGAAGGATTGAAAAAAGACCTTAATGTGGTATAATTATAATTGAACTTAAAAAAAAGGGTGATAACTATGAAAGAAATGAATCATTTGGATTTGTTGGATGAAAAAGAAAAAAAAATGAATCAGTTATATAGTATTCAGCATGAAAAAAAGTATTATTTAGACGAATACAGGGAACGGGTAATAGTAGCTTTAAAAATAGATCAATTGGTGGAAGATGAACTCTATTCAGAGGTGATAGAAGCCATGAAAAGTGACTCCGCTAAGCTTTTAAAATTAAGGAGAGATACAGGACTGAAATATCTAAAACCTTATATAAAGGAAGCGGAAAAATTAGATTTTAGATATGAACTTATAGATGGTCTTGACTACCTGGGTGACATAGGACTTGTAGTGGTTTCGGACAAAGCTTTGGATAATGAAGAGGATGAATTGGTTATAAGGGATATGGATCAGGATTTTTTAGATGTGGGACTGGGATATGAATTTTCTAAAAATCAGAATAAGAGCATCTGTAATGAATGTTATCTTAAAATTGAGGACAAATTACCTGGTTATTTGGATAAATTTAAAAGACTTAATATTTTAGATAAACTATTAGGGACTAACTGTCCGGTATGCAGAGACCGGAAAAAATTAGGAGGAAATGAGTAAAGATGATAGGAGCTTTTAAAATAAAGGGTGGCAATGCACTCAGCGGAACACTGGAAGTAAGTGGAGCAAAAAATGCAGCCCTTCCAATAATAACAGCAACAATAATAGAAAAAGGAACTCATATTTTACATAATGTACCAAACCTAAGAGATATCGGGACTTTGATGAAGTTGTTGGAAAGCCTGGGGTTAAAAACTGAAAAAATAGGAAGGAACAGCTATAAAATTATAAATGATGGATTGACTAATTTAGAAGCTGAATACGATCTGGTAAAAAAAATGAGAGCATCATTTTTAGTAATGGGACCCATGCTGGCCCATGCAAAAAATGCTAAAGTATCTTTGCCGGGAGGCTGTGCCATTGGTTCCAGGCCTGTAGATCTACATCTAAAAGGATTTGAAGGGTTGGGAGCTACAATTGAGATTACCCATGGGTACGTAGAAGCTAAAGCTGAAAAATTAGTTGGAGGCCATATTGTTTTGGATTTTCCAAGTGTGGGAGCTACTGAAAATATTATAATGGCTGCTGTAAAAGCAGAGGGTACAACCATCTTAGAAAATGTAGCCAGGGAACCTGAGATAGATGACCTATGTAATTACCTGGCTGCTATGGGAGCTAAGATCGAAGGAATTGGGACAGGGAAACTGACTATAGTTGGTGTAGAAAAGTTAACACCAGTGGAATACTCTATCATGCCAGACAGGATAGAGGCTGGAACTTATATGGTTCTCTCGGTTTTATTTGACGGAAAGATCAAAGTTAAAGGAGCTATTCAGGAACATCTGGGAAGTTTTGTTGCAAAACTTGAAGAAATGGGAGTGAAAGTAAAATTTGACGGAGATCTGGCTACAATAGAAGGTAAGATGGAGGATTTAAAGCCTGTAATAATAAAAACAGCTCCTCATCCAGGATTTGCCACTGATCTGCAGGCTCAATTTATGACATTGTTAGCGTTAGTGCCGGGAACCAGTGAGATAAAGGAAACTATATTTGAAAATAGATTTATGCAGGTCCCGGAATTAAACAGGATGGGAGCAAATATCCATATAGATAGCCACGTGTCCATAATAAAAGGTGTGGAAGAATTTAGTAGTGCAGAAGTAATGGCCAGTGACCTGAGAGCGGGAGCAGCACTTATTATGGCAGCCTTAAAAGCAAAAGGTGAAACTATAGTAACCAGGATATACCATGTAGACAGAGGGTATGAAGAGATAGAGAAAAAATTACAAAAGATAGGTGCAGACATAGAAAGAATTAAGGTGGAGATGTAATAATGGAAAAAATAATAGGGATCAACGCTGTAAATGAAGCGATAGAATCTAATGTAAATATAGAATATATAGAGATATTTACAGGTGTAAGGCCTGAACAGGTGGCTAAATTAAAAACTAAAGCCAGCAAAAAAAACATAATCGTAAAGGCAGGTAAGAAAAAAATTGAAAACTCTCAAGGGGTAGTGGCTTATATAAGTGACTACGATTACTATATAACTTTTAAAGAGTTTTTAGAAAGTGCTGTAAAGGAAGAGAAATCCACTGTACTAATCTTAGATGGAGTGCAGG
It encodes the following:
- a CDS encoding DUF1694 domain-containing protein: MKEMNHLDLLDEKEKKMNQLYSIQHEKKYYLDEYRERVIVALKIDQLVEDELYSEVIEAMKSDSAKLLKLRRDTGLKYLKPYIKEAEKLDFRYELIDGLDYLGDIGLVVVSDKALDNEEDELVIRDMDQDFLDVGLGYEFSKNQNKSICNECYLKIEDKLPGYLDKFKRLNILDKLLGTNCPVCRDRKKLGGNE
- the murA gene encoding UDP-N-acetylglucosamine 1-carboxyvinyltransferase, giving the protein MIGAFKIKGGNALSGTLEVSGAKNAALPIITATIIEKGTHILHNVPNLRDIGTLMKLLESLGLKTEKIGRNSYKIINDGLTNLEAEYDLVKKMRASFLVMGPMLAHAKNAKVSLPGGCAIGSRPVDLHLKGFEGLGATIEITHGYVEAKAEKLVGGHIVLDFPSVGATENIIMAAVKAEGTTILENVAREPEIDDLCNYLAAMGAKIEGIGTGKLTIVGVEKLTPVEYSIMPDRIEAGTYMVLSVLFDGKIKVKGAIQEHLGSFVAKLEEMGVKVKFDGDLATIEGKMEDLKPVIIKTAPHPGFATDLQAQFMTLLALVPGTSEIKETIFENRFMQVPELNRMGANIHIDSHVSIIKGVEEFSSAEVMASDLRAGAALIMAALKAKGETIVTRIYHVDRGYEEIEKKLQKIGADIERIKVEM